The Bacillus sp. NEB1478 genome contains the following window.
TACTTGCAAAAAAATAGAGAGTGATATGAAAATCCATCTAATCCAAATAAGGAATAGATGGATTTTTTTATATACAAAGTAGAACTCTACTTATCTTCAATTTGAAATAGCACATCAACTTATGGAAGTGCTATGTGTTAAATATTAAAGTTAATGTGTGGTGTTGCTTAAAACCATTATTGTTTTTATTCGCTTGCAGCAATTCCTGAAAAGATTTTCCAACACGAATAGTGCCTAGAAGATTTGAGGATACGTACATTTTCGTCAGTTAAAGAAGTACCTCTCACATCGGTTATTGTAATTGCCACTAGAGCTAGAGGGAGTTGAAGAATTATAGTGCCCTGTACAAGTAGAAAAAAAGTTGATGGTTATTGGAATAATATAAATTTCAAATATAGAACAGAGCTCCCATTTTATATACAAATAAAAAACAGCTCAGTTTTTAGTGACTTGGGCTGTTTTATGTTATTGGGACAGGTACCTGAAAAGTTAGGTTGTGGTTTTAATGAATCATCTGCTTGACTAGTTCACGATTGCGTTCTTTAAATACTTCGTTATGAGAAGATACCATGGCCGCTGTTTGAGCATCGGGATGGATGAATTGTTTAGCTTTATTCACGGCGTTAGCTGCGTCTTGGAACGTTCCAGCGATCAAGTTCAATTTACTTTCGTGCTTAAGTATGTCACCTGCAGCAAATATACCAGGAACTGACGATTCACTGTTTGAATTTCCGGCGATATAAAAGTTGTCAGCAATCTCTATATTCAAGTCGCTATTCCCAAGCAATGATGAATCTTGTTCATAGCCATGATTAATAATCACTTCATCGATAGGCAGGCAGGAAACTTCACCTGTCAAATGATTTGTTAATTCAATCTGTTCAATTACTTCATGGTTAGGACAAGCAAACAGCTTAGAGATTGATGTATTAAAGATGCAGTCTGCACAGCTATTCATAAGTTGTGTAACTTGAGCTTCGTGACCTGCTAGTGTTCCTTTCCTATAAGTAAGATAAACTTTTTTTGCGATATGTACTAACTCATTCGCCCAGTCGATGGCTGTATTTCCACCGCCTGAAATAACAACAGTCTTATCTTTGAATTGCTTATGTGATTTAACAGTGTAGTTCAAATTAGAAACTTCAAACCTCTCAGCACCCTCTATATCAAGCCTCTGTGGATTTAAGATACCGCTTCCGACAGCAACAATGACTGTTTTTGAAAAATGCCGTTCACCACTAGATCCTATTAAGACAAAGTTGCCTTCATCATCTCGTGTAATCATTTCAACTTTTTCATTTAAAACAACTTCTGGATTAAAGGTTAGTCCTTGTTCTACAAGCTTTTCGATAAGCT
Protein-coding sequences here:
- a CDS encoding NAD(P)/FAD-dependent oxidoreductase, whose translation is MENKAIFDVTIIGGGPAGLYSAFYSGLREMKTKIIEYQPHLGGKLHVYPEKMIWDVGGHPPLPGAKLIEKLVEQGLTFNPEVVLNEKVEMITRDDEGNFVLIGSSGERHFSKTVIVAVGSGILNPQRLDIEGAERFEVSNLNYTVKSHKQFKDKTVVISGGGNTAIDWANELVHIAKKVYLTYRKGTLAGHEAQVTQLMNSCADCIFNTSISKLFACPNHEVIEQIELTNHLTGEVSCLPIDEVIINHGYEQDSSLLGNSDLNIEIADNFYIAGNSNSESSVPGIFAAGDILKHESKLNLIAGTFQDAANAVNKAKQFIHPDAQTAAMVSSHNEVFKERNRELVKQMIH